The genomic stretch CTAACTGATCTAAGGTTTGCCTGGTGTGCTAAGTGGGGCGGAGTCTGGGGAAGAGTCCAGCCCTATCCTCAACAGGAGGGGTAGGAGTTTTAGCAGTAGGGGACTGGGAGTAAAAGCCTGGCTAGGGGCTGGTGGTTACCTACCTTCCACTTTCTGTGGTTGTTTGCTCTCTATATCCTACCACCTGCAACTCCAGCACCTGCCTCTGCTCAGCAGGAGCCTCCCACCATTTGCTTCTGGGCTGTAGGTATAGGAGGGCTGTAGGCACCTGTCTCCTGCTTGGTCCCTCTAGTGTGGAAGTAGGGGAGCAGTGACCAGCTCACAGGGGGGAGAACTCTGTCAGGTCTGGAAGCTATAGGGAGTCTGGGTGcatggggggggtgaggggttggcTACAGCTGCCTGCAGGTTTCTGAGGACTTAGCAGGAGCTTTGCAAGGTTTTGTCAGAGGAAGAAGTAGCACCACCAGCCACCTCTATGGTCCTCAGTGCCCAGTACACTTATACctaccccagctgcagcccccagcAATTCTGTCCACCTGAGCCAAATGCTTAGTTCGTTACTTGCCAGAAGCCACAGCCTGTGCCACAGCTCCATTTTGTGTGAGTATCTCCATCTTCAACATAAAGGAGCAGagcctacagctcccagcatgcaacaGGGCCAGTGCCCCAGAGTATAGCCCTGGGGTTGTGGgctgcattgcatgctgggagttgtagtcctccACTTTTATAGTGGAGCATGCTCAGATGTTCAGGGGGCTTTTGCTGAACAGCCCTGGCCCATTTTCTTCAAACACAAAACATTTTCACATGCAAAAAAAGGATCCATTCCAAAAACAAATGTCACTTCCCCCTCTTAACAAAACATCAACATGTAACCCCCCCTTTTTCCAGGGGCAAAGTGGAGGGGGTGAAAAGGGTGAGTCAAGGTGGGCAAACTTGGGCAAAACCACCCCGTGCCAAATTCCTCCCTTCTTCTACAGCACCTCTTGTGCGTGACTCACCAACCCAGcctgccactgccctgcagctTCCCCATGCCTAGGAAGGGGCACTGAGCTTCTGACAGGGATTGGTAGCCTGAAGCCACACTAAAGTGGCTGCTCTTGCCTAGGCAGGCTATTACCATCAGCTGCAGGGGACATGCTCTAGTTTGCACGACTGCACTATGGGAGAGATGGCTGAGCAGGTGAAGGCAGTTGTGCCTTAAGGAACAGGGGCATTCTCACACTGGAtttctgtctctgacaatgggCAGTACCAGATGGTTCAGTGGAAAAGGTAAAGAAACCAGAAAGGACAACATGCCCACAGGCAGTGGCTGGCATATGCTCTGAAGCAGGGGGCATTATAACCTTTCTATTTTTAACCGCCAGTCTGAATGGGGTAgttctcattatccatacaaATGCCTGCTGCTCTTCTGAATTCTGCTATGCTCCTCGCCACTGTAGAAcattgtggcagtgagttccacaaacAGTCACTACCTGAGTGTCTCCTTTTATCCAGTTTGAATTTGGCACCTTTCAGTGTCATATTGGTATTTTAACAAAGGCTGAAGAGCAATGCCCAACCTACCTTCTATAGACCACTCACGTCCTCGCTTTTCATCTTTCCAATAAAACAGCCCTGTGTTTTTCAGTCTCTCCTGCCATGGAAATCTCGCCCAGTCTCTTGAGTATTCTTGTCACCCAGCTCTGACCACCTGCCTCTCTGGCTGCTTAATCCTTTCTGAGAGCAGGCAACCACAAGTGAACAGAGTCATCTGAGCACTTTATGGAACAGTGTTAGCCTAGCAGAGAGGCTCTTCAAACAGCTTCCCATTCTGCTGGCTCCCATTCCCAGCAGGAGGGACTACACTCCACACACCTTCCTCGTGGAGGGTCTGAAGCTGGGGTTTGGCACAGAACACAGCTCCATAAAGGCTTTACTCCCTTACAGACTGTTACAACAATGGAGACTCTGGGTGGCAGGTGCTCAGCAGGGCTTCGAGTGGCCCCTACCCAGTTGTGGAAGGCAGAGCTAGAAGAGGCCAGGGCTGAGCAGAGCATACTGCCCAAGAACAAGACATTCATGCAGCCAGACTCAGCACAGAGAGCTAATAGCTGCCCTCCCATCCTACAGAATCCCTGCACCAGCCACACAAACAGGAACAGTGAGCAGCCAGCGTGAGCAGAGGGCTCAGGTTGGAACACAGCCCCAAACCCGGCTCTGCCTACAACGGAGGGAGGATGGCCTTTGGGTAAGGCCCTAGACTAGTCTAGGTTCAGTACCAAGGTCCACCCCACCATTcctgggtgacctcaggcaatGCCCTGGGGCTAATAATGCTACCCGGCCTCCCCAGGGGGAGGTGGTGAGACAGTCAGTGTGCCCGCCGCTCAGCCACAACAGCATCCAAGTCCCCAGCCAGAGAGCGCCCAGGAGCAGTGCCTTCCCCCCCAGTGCGTTCAGACCCCAACATTCCACCCCGGGACACCGTTTGCAGCagctttttaatttaataaaataaaaagagaccAAGTTGCATTTTAAAAGTACCCAAACCATTCCCCTAGCAGATGGGGGGGCCCGGTCTGTTTGGAGACAAAACAGTTACTGCGTCAAACCCAGGTTCCCGAGGTGTAGCCAGGGCAAGTGGCTCCCTGCACCCAGGATTGAGAGCAGCCCCGTGCAGGGAAAAGGAACCTGGCTGGGCTTTGTCCTGTCTCTGGGATCGCTGCATATCACATAGCCCTCGCCAGGCTGCTGAGTGGGCTGATGCTGGCACCTCCTGCTTGCAGGAAAAAGAGAAACAAGGAGGGATATTTCAGGAAGGGGATCTTTGTGCTTTTTTAAACGGTAGGAGCCAATTCCAAATTCCCAAAGCCAGAGAGCAGAAAGCGCTCTCAGGGGATCCTGGGCGTTCTAGTTCAAACCCATGACAAGAGTAAACGTAAACGAGAAAGGAAAAGCAGCACAAAATGCAAACAGAATGGAGCCTGCGTGCATCACAGCGTAAGAGCCGGGCCAGGAGACAGAAATGGAGAAGGCTCCCAGCAGGGACAGCGTAGTGCATTGACCTGCCACAAATCCAGACTGTTATACAGCAGCTCTTTTACCAGCCCTGGAATGGGATGTTGCTAGGGAGGCCCCACGCTCCTGCCCCATTCCCTACAGTGCCTCCTGTTGGAAAGGCTGGGACTGACGTAGCTGGGAGCCCCCCCCGCGTCCAGCCAGCACTCCTGCCTCACTCCCTACACCACCTGCTGCTGGGGCAGGCCGAGACTGGAGCTTCCATCCCAATCATACatatttgtaaagaaaaatgATAGTGTTTTCTTGCCGTTCCCTGCTATCGGCTCTGTAGTGAGGAAAGAAATGGGGAGTGAAGCTGGAGACAAGAAAGTGCCAGGGAATAAAGCTCCGTTGTTCATAAATAATCTTAAAGAGAAGCCCCAAGTACCAGATGGAGCTAGGGCAGGAGTTAACCCCCCTGCACTCCTGGGAACTAgacctgccccctgctcccttcctggggcCATCTCAGGGAATTGAAATACTCAGACCTATTAAGGCAACAGGAGAAAGGTGCGGTGGAGGCCCGGAAAGCACCTCGCTTCCTCCAAGCCCACTCCAGCTCCTTGTCCAGGAAAAGCAGTTGGCAAAGGGAGTcattgtttctcccccactcctcagTAGGTTCATGAAGAGAAGAGAAATAAAGCAAGTGCCctgcagtgggagaggggaggagggcacagTCTGTGCCACGGCCCCTAAACCTTCTGTACTGGGACCTCACTGGCGGGCAGCTTCTTGCTACGCTTCTTCATGCGGCTGCGGGCATAGACACGCAGGAAGAGAGCCATAAAGACCACGGCCACGCCCAGCCCACCCACCACGGTGATGGCGTGCCCGTAGATGAGGCAGGAGAGCAGAATGGCAAAAGCTTGGCGCAGCGTCATGATGATGGTGAAGACGGCCGCCCCGAACTGATTGATGGTGTAGAAGATGAAGAGCTGGCCAAAGGCGGAGCAGATGGACAGCAGCACGGCGTGGACCGCGAACTCGGAGTGGCGGGCCATGAAGCGGGCTGATTCCAGAAGGGCGCCCTGCTCCAGCAGCGAGCCCATCGTGAAGAGGCAGGAGAAGACGTTCACCCCAAACATCATCTGCACCGGGGACATCTTGTAGGTGAAGAGGGCGTCCTGCCAGTTGGAGGTGAAGCTGTCGAAGACAATGTAGCCAGCCAGGAGGACCACGCCTGAGAAGGTGGTGACGGTGGAGAGGTGCTTGTCGGGGGCGCTGGAGAGCAGAAACATGCTGACCCCCACCGAGATAAGCACCGCCGTTAGGTACTCCCAGTACTCATAGCTCTTGCGCGACACCAGCTTGCCCATCAGCATGACTGGGATCACCTTGGAGGCCTTGGCCAGCACCTGGGTAGGGAAGCTGATGTACTTGAGTGCCTCGTATTGGCACCAGCTGCTGAGGATGTTGGAGAGTGAGGCAAAAGAATACTTGTACATGGGGGCGCCGTGGCGCGGCTGCTTGGTCAGGGCACAATACAGGCCTGCTACGGTGAAGGCCAGGATCCGGTTCATGAAGACCAGGAACTGGGAGTCTTTGAACTTCTCGCCAGGATTGGTCTCAGTGGCCCCATATGTCCGGGTCATGACACGCTCCTGGAGGACACCCCACGTCAGGTAGGAAGCCTGCAAGGCACAAAGAGCAGAGGGTGAGTGAGGAGTAGGGAtggcagccagcagccaccacatGCAGGGAGGAACAGGCCTGTCTGAGCATCTCTCCATTTGCAGCCAGCAGGGACCTGGCCCCCCCACTGCATACCCAATGCACCCAGCAAGGAGATGGTGCCTGCCGCCGCCATCACGTCAGCAGTGAACCAGCCTGCCCAGCTACTTCATCCTCACTCCCACTGCCCCCACCAGAGAGCCAGCGGAGAAgtcagcctggctcctgcccagcTGTGTGCAGAGGGATCAATGGGCAGCATTTCATTATGCACAGATCTGGAGAGCACTCTCCACCCAAGGGCAGCTCCCCCTACAGTTAAGGCTATAAATAAATACCCAGTGAAAAACGTGTTCTGGCTCTCGAGTGCACAGCCACAAACTCAAACAACACAGGAAGTGACAAAGCAAGCATCCCAGCTGTCGCATTAACTCTGCCCTTGTACACTTTATGGGATACACTTCACAAGATAAACAGTTCTGTATTAAGCTGGCCGTTTaaccagaaaaacaggaatagacAACATGGCAAAGACGTGCCCAAGATCCTGATGTCAGCGGAACCTTCACGCTGCAGTTCCTGTTCTTTAACTCTGTAGCCTCGGTGGTGTATTAACACAGGTTTTTGCAGGTTTTGTATTAACACAGGTTTTCCTAGGTCATTTCTTAAATAAAAACCAATTCTAATTGCAAACCTAGCAGAGGAAACTGCCCTCCATGACGGCTAACATATGTCCATCGATGTACTTACATTGCCCTGCTGCCACAGTATCGGAGCTCCTCACAGACATAATGGAGTTATTCTCCTACCTCCCACTGTACCGCTAGGAAACTGACatacagagagataaagtgacttgccctaaaTCACACAGCGAGTCTGTgacagaaccaggaactgaacgttgatctcctgagtccccatcCAGTGCCTTCACCACGAGGCAGTTCCTCCTCTCATTGTTCAGGCGGCATTTCGGGCATTTTTCCCGTAGCTGTGACTCAGAGAAGCAGGATCACAGTTTCCTATTCATCTCAGCAGAACTCAAACACcagagagatttttttcagtttcctaATAAAATCTACCTGTGGGCAGAACCTGAGCTTAGGACATTCCAGTCCCAGAGGTGAGAACACGGGTTAAACTGTGTAGTGCTCTGATGCATGAAGCACAGTGCGGGGGGCCaaacagcattcaaaaaccaCTTCTAAATGGCAGCAGCTCACCCATCCAGGTGTGTGGAGAGCAGAAAGACAATAACTTCCAACCCACCCGACGCTGGCTGAATGGTTCTCCAAGACACCCAAAGGGCCACGCTGGCAACCAGCCTGGAGCACACAAAAAAGGAGTGCCCCACAGAGACTCCgtgtcccagcatgcaatgctgccAGGCAAAACTCCATGAGAACACTGGATGCTGGGACTCAGTCTCTTGAGGCCACTAACTGGCAACCTGTGCCAGGTCATAGCTCCATCTCCGCCCCATGGCAGGATGGCCATGAACACGTCAGGGCTCTACCTGGaggccagcagcacagaagagcaGCTTGAGGACCTGCTGGGCCGTTGAGGACTCCATGGTCTCATTCCGGGCTGCCAGGGAGACATCATCTGGGTGTGCGGACTTGGCCTCGCTGCCAAAGACGCATGACTTGATGATGGGGAAGCAAATGCCACGGCCTGGAAGGTTGAGAGAACCAGGGAGGTCACGTTAACTCAGGAGGAAGGCtttcttcccacccacccaccaaccTGTCTGGGCTGTGGCAAGGTAGAGCCTGGGGCCTTCTGTGGGCTGCATCTATAAAGCACCTTCAATTGGCTTGCTCACCACCCCCCCCAATCCTCCTTTGCCAACAGGGCCCTTCCCAGCTGAGAACAGACACTAGGCAGGTGCCCAGAGCCGAGAGCTCACCCATTTGCAGATCTGAGGGGCTCTGCACATTACCCACAGTGCTCTATGTTGGTTGCCTTTAACAGATTCCAGAATATCTAACAGGAAACAGCCACAGTTGAGATAAAGCCATGCAGATGAGCTAGATGAGTTTAGCCGTCTCCGGGTAGCCCCTAGCTGGCACTGAAGCAGTGAGAGAGCTCtgcaaggggctcagggctggaacaACAGAGAGGTAGAGGAGCTGGGGTTTGGAACTGAGGTGCATTGGCGGAGGTCTGAGGCGAGCCCAGGGGGACAGAGGTTGGAATTGAGGTGCATTGGACCCCTCTTACCTGTCTCCAGGTAATTCTTTCTCTTGAAGTACTGGATGAGCAGAAACCCTGGTACCATGATGCTCGCATAGCCCGCAGCATTGAGGAAGAACCGGAAGAGCCAGAAGTCCCCCCACGAGTCCTGTAGGGCGGCTGATACGACGTCACTGGCAGCCATGGTGGGGACAGCAGTCAGCACGACAGCCAGGCACAACCTGCCAAGAGATGGCAATCTgggcggggagctgcagggggggccAATGGCCCAGCCAAAAACACTCGGGATGTGCCACAGCACATGCGGCCTGTGGcagatttccccaccccccacggcTCAGGAGCCATTCAGCACACCAACGAACACAGAGATCAGCACTTTCCTATGGCTTTGCGAGGATTCCTACCACCTTCCCAGTCACCACGTCAGCAGCAAGCTGGGAGTGTAAGATCCCCTTCCCCTGCTTTGAGAGTTACCCAGGTGCACCTTCAACACGGGACACTGTGATCAAAGTTCACCCCAAATGGAACATTGGTGTAAGTCACCAGGGAACACGGGAAACTTCTCAGTTTAAATgtgtcctggctaaattccatTCAGCCTCCCCAGTTTCAGCTGGGCACAAGAGTCTTCCTCCCTTCTCATTCGGTGTTGCTGTGAGCCTGCCAAACAGTTGTTGCATCCACCACCAGGGCGACGTTTTGGGGTGGGTGAAGCAATTTCAGTGTGCAGGGCACTTGGAGGTCAAGGGCACAAGAGAAAGGAATGTTGTTTGCTCAGGATTTCGGAGCCAGGATGTTTGCACCTCTGAACATTCAGGCTCTCGGAGTGTCTGGGATGGTGCTAGTGACATGGCTTTAGACACACACTAGCTCCAAATACTTTTCCTCTTTGGGGCTCTCACTGGCAGGTGTTTCATCTTCAGCCAATCTTTTattgggaggaaagggggaagccaggaaatggaagcagcagctcctgtttcAGCACCTTCCTGTAAAGCAAACAACAGCTGTGGCTCAGGGGAGGGCCCAGCTGGGAGTTCCCCCTCACACATCCTGCTGCAGCAGGTGGAGGTGGGACTGGGAGGGGGAAGAACTTCTGGGGCTCTCAGGGGAAAAGGGGAGAGCGGTGACCGGACACACACAGCTTAGAACGTGCAAGGCCattcactagagctgaaatcaccaaGGCTCATCCTCAACGCCAGAGAGCGCGTCTGGGCATCTGGGCTCAGGAACTTTCCCATAGGCATCTGGGGTGGGAATTTTAACACCACCCTCCTTGGGAGTATCCAGCATTCACACAACACTGACTTAGCCACTAATCTGCCACCATTAACACAGTAGGGGTCCACAGGGACCGACTGGGGTTCTCCCCTCAACAGGATAGGCCCAGTATTGCCCTCACCTCTAACTCATATCCTGGGACAGCGTTACATTACAAGAACAGGAACAAGGCCTGCATGGAAGGTGGGGATCTGGATCAGTGGATGCTGGGGTCGCTGCATCCCCAAAACGATGACTTTCTATATACACATCTGCCCATGGCAATTAGACTAGGTCAGAGCCACCTActaactgagatcagggcagtggagggtcaggactcctgggttctattcctggcaaTTGCTGACTCAAtctatggccttgggcaagtcccttccccggttcatgcctcagtttccctggttGTAAAACAGAGATGATGATAGTCTCTTCCCTCAGGGGCTGCAAGCCTGAATTAATGTCTCAACTGCTGCAAGGTCCTCTCATGGAAGGGGCCAGAGAAGGGTAAAGTGTTCATTATAACAGAAGTGCATTGACGGGTCCCCTAGGGAGCCTCCTTAGAGGACACTGCAGTATCAGGGCTATGGGGATCATGGATATAAATTTAACCCTTAGCAGCCTAGAGGAAAGACAGGAAAGAAAGTTGCCTTTGACATCCCACCACCTACAACCCCTCCCTTCCCTCTCAGGGAAAGACCTGTGTGGCATTTCCGTTCCCCAAACAGCCTTgggaaaaacaatgaggagtccttgtgacctTAGAGACTTCAATTTATTTGGGCTAGAATCCACTTCCCAAACTGTAAGGACCTTGTCAAGATAGACACCACAATTTGCACAGAAAATTCCCTTCCTCATGTGACTAACAATACAGAAACTCTCAACCCAGAGAGAAGTTCAAACCACTGCTCCTCTCTGGTTCACATGCATTAGCACAAGCTGCAACAGCTGGGTGCTGACAACAGGGGGACAGTTCGATAACCCTGGTTTCCCTACGGAAGAGGGCCCTGAGAACATTTCTGTGCAGGCTGGGTTCTCGCTAGTGACATTGAGGGCATCACTGACTTAGCACCATCCCACAGAAATCCCACCTCTGCTCCCCTCATTAGCATCTCCTGCAGCAAGGGACACAGACACACGGGGTTCTTGTAATTTAACCCCTGGGCCCAACCGTAGACATGGGGTGAAAGTACATACACACCCCCACCTGATTTGTCTGAATTGTCCTCATTCAAAATTAAATCCTCATTGATCACAGTGGCCCTGGTACCGTGGGCACTGGAGAGGGGCCAGCAGGAGAAGTGCCCCCTGCTTCATTGAGGTCAGATTTAAACTAGATTgaactgcaggattggggtcagGGCTAGCAGACATGGTGTGCCCCTCTCACCTGATACTTGGCCCAGCAGCTGTGCTGAGGACAGCAGGAGGGGTCAGCTGGGGCGAGAGCTAAGGTCAGCCTCCACCACTGGTAATCCCTAGGACTGGGGAGATTTCAGAGAGGGCGAGTGATAAATGGTTTGGTTGTTGGGTGGTGTCTGCTGAtgcctccctgccccatccaggcCCCCGTGGGAGGAGTAACAGCTCTGGTATCCCAGGCCCACAGCCAAGGGGAGGGTGCAGCCGGACAATGGCTCGTTCTATCCCTGCAGCTAGCAGGCCCCACCAGACAATTCCACACACCAGGTCCCTCCCCTCTCCAACAGGGTGGCTCGTGTTACAGGTAGCACCACACAGCCGCAGCTCGGCAGCACTCACCAGGCATGAAAGGAGCTTTCATAGGCTCAGGCCCACAGAGCAGCCAGGAAATTGGGCGGACAAACTCAGCTACTGTTCCCCTTCCCAGAGACGGGGCAGCTTTCTGACGCACAATCCCAGAGCCAGGGCGGGACAGAGCCCCTGACCCTCCCCTCCCGCTGGAGTTTCTAACTTAGCCTTTCAGGCACCTCAGTACTTGGGCCCTGGACTAGGAGTGCAGAGTAAAACGCACCTAACCTAGCTCAGCTCTAAGAccacagggaaggggagagaggaacCCTTAGAACATAACAAATCCCCTTGCCCCATGGGCTCCCTCAGTCAcaacctgcagcccccaccctgctgttccagccctgggttccccccacccccagctcagccagtgcCCCataatcctgacccacagcctccTACTATCCCCATGCTGGGCTCCTCACATGCAGCTCCACCCATGCTCCTCACTCCTGACCACCCCATGCCTGACACAGCTGCTGATGCCTATTTAGAGAGGCCAAACCAGATGTGAGTGCCATTTGCAGTGACTTTTCTTCAATTCCTTGTGGAGTGGGAGATCTCATGACCGGTTATGTTCATCCGCCCAGTGGGAGTTCCCATCCCACCCAACGGACGAGCCATAGCCCCTGGATTCCTTCAGCTGACTGGCCTTGGCAGTGCCTGATCTGCCAGCAGCATGGAGTCTGGAGTGAGGGGGCGCATGGGCTGCAACAAGTCTCTCCCTCAGCAGCCTTCAGGACCATGGTGAGCTTGGCAGACCTTATCTAGCTCCCTGTGCAgagtattaccagcaggacactCTTGCGGTGGTGGAACAGAGGGTGTCAACACCACTCAGTCAACAAGGGAAGGGCCTGGCTCCAGGAGACCTTGGGCTTCTCTGGCCTGTGAGGGGGCACTCTGATCTGGGGGGACCATTTCTTGCTTCAAAGGTTTTAAGGGGGTTttaagcttccccccccccagaactAACAGGTGGTGCCAAGTTACCAGCATTCTCCCTTTTTTGATTTGTCtagtagggccagattttccaagagAGCTCAGTGCTCTATAGAAAATCAGGCCATGAGCATCACAGTGGGAACGGAGTGCTACAGAAAATATGCTCCTGACTCTGGtgcctcagtgggagctgagcacttGACAATCTGGCCCCGAATGagcatgctgagctcttttgaaaagagctgcccctctgcagtgatCAGGCCTGGGACAGTCCTAGCCAGGCCATGGGGACTCTGGAGAACACCTTA from Lepidochelys kempii isolate rLepKem1 chromosome 3, rLepKem1.hap2, whole genome shotgun sequence encodes the following:
- the SLC35B2 gene encoding adenosine 3'-phospho 5'-phosphosulfate transporter 1 isoform X3, which produces MAASDVVSAALQDSWGDFWLFRFFLNAAGYASIMVPGFLLIQYFKRKNYLETGRGICFPIIKSCVFGSEAKSAHPDDVSLAARNETMESSTAQQVLKLLFCAAGLQASYLTWGVLQERVMTRTYGATETNPGEKFKDSQFLVFMNRILAFTVAGLYCALTKQPRHGAPMYKYSFASLSNILSSWCQYEALKYISFPTQVLAKASKVIPVMLMGKLVSRKSYEYWEYLTAVLISVGVSMFLLSSAPDKHLSTVTTFSGVVLLAGYIVFDSFTSNWQDALFTYKMSPVQMMFGVNVFSCLFTMGSLLEQGALLESARFMARHSEFAVHAVLLSICSAFGQLFIFYTINQFGAAVFTIIMTLRQAFAILLSCLIYGHAITVVGGLGVAVVFMALFLRVYARSRMKKRSKKLPASEVPVQKV
- the SLC35B2 gene encoding adenosine 3'-phospho 5'-phosphosulfate transporter 1 isoform X2, which codes for MGARGGRGAARTGPAGSLGRRLCLAVVLTAVPTMAASDVVSAALQDSWGDFWLFRFFLNAAGYASIMVPGFLLIQYFKRKNYLETGRGICFPIIKSCVFGSEAKSAHPDDVSLAARNETMESSTAQQVLKLLFCAAGLQASYLTWGVLQERVMTRTYGATETNPGEKFKDSQFLVFMNRILAFTVAGLYCALTKQPRHGAPMYKYSFASLSNILSSWCQYEALKYISFPTQVLAKASKVIPVMLMGKLVSRKSYEYWEYLTAVLISVGVSMFLLSSAPDKHLSTVTTFSGVVLLAGYIVFDSFTSNWQDALFTYKMSPVQMMFGVNVFSCLFTMGSLLEQGALLESARFMARHSEFAVHAVLLSICSAFGQLFIFYTINQFGAAVFTIIMTLRQAFAILLSCLIYGHAITVVGGLGVAVVFMALFLRVYARSRMKKRSKKLPASEVPVQKV
- the SLC35B2 gene encoding adenosine 3'-phospho 5'-phosphosulfate transporter 1 isoform X1 encodes the protein MAILMARGGDWQPGLQASIPQLSLQLLYDVPRLCLAVVLTAVPTMAASDVVSAALQDSWGDFWLFRFFLNAAGYASIMVPGFLLIQYFKRKNYLETGRGICFPIIKSCVFGSEAKSAHPDDVSLAARNETMESSTAQQVLKLLFCAAGLQASYLTWGVLQERVMTRTYGATETNPGEKFKDSQFLVFMNRILAFTVAGLYCALTKQPRHGAPMYKYSFASLSNILSSWCQYEALKYISFPTQVLAKASKVIPVMLMGKLVSRKSYEYWEYLTAVLISVGVSMFLLSSAPDKHLSTVTTFSGVVLLAGYIVFDSFTSNWQDALFTYKMSPVQMMFGVNVFSCLFTMGSLLEQGALLESARFMARHSEFAVHAVLLSICSAFGQLFIFYTINQFGAAVFTIIMTLRQAFAILLSCLIYGHAITVVGGLGVAVVFMALFLRVYARSRMKKRSKKLPASEVPVQKV